Proteins encoded within one genomic window of Triticum aestivum cultivar Chinese Spring chromosome 2D, IWGSC CS RefSeq v2.1, whole genome shotgun sequence:
- the LOC123055809 gene encoding uncharacterized protein, producing MPWPPLSRMPLVASGDRVPSQRTREYQARHHHHQASMGVFPASKRCPWATSSAQSSARPRPGRPLSASPAQHRTLHHCQQSLLVGDEGIWMTISRDAGFFPNLRMRYLVKQMLPSPYRERLSSLENLVLIMGDRRGLLRPDGGRALQLLGGRLHREAPRPRHTDYRPALGKKCPTSI from the exons ATGCCTTGGCCGCCATTGAGCAGAATGCCGCTGGTGGCCAGCGGCGACAGAGTGCCGTCTCAGCGGACAAGGGAGTATCAAGCgagacatcatcatcatcaagcgaGCATGGGAGTTTTTCCTGCAAGCAA GAGGTGTCCATGGGCAACGTCCTCAGCGCAAAGCTCGGCTAGGCCCCGGCCAGGCAGGCCTCTCTCCGCGTCGCCTGCCCAACACCGTACCCTGCACCACTGTCAACAAAGTCTGCTCGTCGGGGACGAAGG GATATGGATGACTATCTCAAGGGATGCAGGTTTCTTCCCAAACTTAAGAATGAGATACCTGGTGAAACAAATGCTCCCTAGTCCCTACAGGGAAAGGTTGAGCAGCCTAGAGAATTTAGTACTGATCATG GGTGATCGACGAGGACTACTGCGGCCCGATGGGGGTCGTGCTCTTCAACTACTCGGAGGCAGACTTCACCGTGAAGCCCCGCGACCGCGTCATACAGATTATCGTCCAG CGTTGGGAAAAAAGTGCcctactagtatttag